The genomic interval TGTGAACTTAATTCCTAATCCTTCAACTCCAACGGAAGGGAATGTAATCGTAACGGTGGAGGCTATAGACGAAGGTGAAGTAACAACAGGGGTTAAGCGCATCAAATGGGCAAAGGGTAGCAACGGAAAGGAATACTTTGAAGGTAATGGTGAAGAAATCACCGAAAGTAAGCAGTTCGTTGCCGATGTAGCGGGACCTTATACGGTTTATGTAGAAGATCATGCAGGTAACGTAACGGTTAAAGAAATTATGATCAGCAATATCGATAGGAATAAACCTGTAATTAAAGATATTGAAGATGGGAAAACATATGGTCCGATTGAGGATGGAGTTGTCTGGGAAGATGATACACCGACCAGAGCGAAGCTAAAACGTGATGGTTACCCAGAAGAGGAGTACCTTCCAGGCACCCCGATCCTAGAAACAGGTTGTTATACTTTGGTAATCACAGATAGTGCTGCAAATAGCTCAACCATCCAGTTCTGCGTGGATGCAACAGCACCGACGGTCCTATTAAACCCAACTCCTTCTACACCAACCAACGGTGATGTCATTGTACAGGTGGAATCGACGGATGAAGGGACAGTATCATCAGGAGTTAAGCTTATCAAGTGGGCAAAGGGAAAACACCCAAAGGAACACTTCGACGATAATGGTGAGGATATCACCGTGGATAAACAGTTTGTAGCCGATGATAATGGAACATATACAGTCTACGTAGTTGATAATGTAGGGAATATTACAGTCAAGGAAATCGAAATTGATAATATTTATAAGAACAACAATTTAACGCTTGATTTAAAGAAGTCTCCTGTTGATCTTACCCAAAAAGGTATTGTTATTACTGCAGATGTAGAAATGGTAAAACCGTTAACCGTAAACAAGAAGTGGGCTAAAGGGGAGCAGGATCTAGCATTCTTCCAAACGAATGGAACGGCTATGTCAGGATCTAGCTTACTAGTGACGAGAGAAATGGGTAATGGTTACTATACCATTTACGTGAAGGATGCAGCAGGCAACGAAGCCGTAAAATCGATTTTTGTTCTTGTGGTTGGGGATGTGAATCAAGATCATACCGTTAATATCTTTGATTTGGATTTCATAGGCAGATTCATTGTGGATTTAGACGGGCCAACCCCACTTCAACAGTTTATGGCTGATGCCAATGGGGACGATGCGATTAATGTGCTTGACTGGATCTTGATAACCGGGGAAGTGCT from Ammoniphilus sp. CFH 90114 carries:
- a CDS encoding cohesin domain-containing protein, translated to MNRKNFRVIIQLLSSFMLLFTPFGSSLHLEAATLKDLTVAKVVGQRGAEVVVPIHLTSAGEVRGLQFDLEFDTSVVNLQDVVRGNDLALNFDFQYNPSLRTSGNKKTIRVFIASMSKDITPNDNAEVAKLVFNMEDQGPVKTSLKLSGVVISNAIPKNITTQFVLNDGEIALDDKTPPTLGLTLNPNGPTNGNVTIQVDANGTGSQIVKLKWDSGVQNIEYFATNGNPIPLDNPTFPVSEPGWYTVYAEDELGNKTVRSFEIKNIDKDAPSVIGIVDEETYGPIGGGVTWEDENPTTAKLKRNGHSEVDYLPGTPILETGCYTLVITDGAGNTTTVNFCVDASAPNVNLIPNPSTPTEGNVIVTVEAIDEGEVTTGVKRIKWAKGSNGKEYFEGNGEEITESKQFVADVAGPYTVYVEDHAGNVTVKEIMISNIDRNKPVIKDIEDGKTYGPIEDGVVWEDDTPTRAKLKRDGYPEEEYLPGTPILETGCYTLVITDSAANSSTIQFCVDATAPTVLLNPTPSTPTNGDVIVQVESTDEGTVSSGVKLIKWAKGKHPKEHFDDNGEDITVDKQFVADDNGTYTVYVVDNVGNITVKEIEIDNIYKNNNLTLDLKKSPVDLTQKGIVITADVEMVKPLTVNKKWAKGEQDLAFFQTNGTAMSGSSLLVTREMGNGYYTIYVKDAAGNEAVKSIFVLVVGDVNQDHTVNIFDLDFIGRFIVDLDGPTPLQQFMADANGDDAINVLDWILITGEVLRFSEQN